Part of the Bacillus sp. THAF10 genome is shown below.
GATCCATTTTTGCTCATCCGGTAATTTCTGAACCATCGGATTGGAACTATAAATGAATTCACCGTTTGGAGAAAGGATGAAGAGCTCCTCGGTTTGCCTGTTAAAAAGATTTTCACTTAAACTTAAAATTTTTTCTGAGCCTACTACAAGGGTAATGTAAGCAAGCACTTTTTCGGAAGGTACATTCGTTAGTGCCCGGTGTACATAAAGGACATTTCCTCCCTTTTGAAGCTGTTCTGTATCGATGTGGAACAAGTAAGGACTGAGCTGGGCTTTTTTATAAGCGTCTTCATAGCTGTCTGTAACTCTATCAGAAAAAACAACCGTCGAGCGCTTGGAAGCAGTAATGCCTCTGTTCACCTCTTCAAAGGAAATTTGTACTCTCGTAATATTATCTTCCGCATAAAGAATCGTCTGTAATACATTTCGGACAATGCCGATAGTGAGGTAGTTGTCCTCTTTGTTTGGTGCCCGCATATAGTTAATAAATTCAGGATTATTATAGAGTGATAGAGAAAGATTGTTAAGCTCCGCTAAATAGCTTTCAAGATTTATTTTCCCTTGATAAAGAAGATTACTGTTTTCCTGAACAACCAAATCCTTGAAGGCTTCCTTTGATTGATAGTAGGTAATAATGATGGATGTTCCAAAAGGCAGGATGGTGATGATCATTAATAAGATAATCAGTTTGTTGCGGATACTATTGCGAAACATTGCTCACCCCCAAATGCTTTTCCCTTCCCTTTTATTCATTATAGCAGAAAAGCATGCCTGCTAAGAGACATGCTTTTCGTAAATGTATTACTTTAAATTATCCCATGTAGTTTGGAAGCGCTCAAGGACTGTGTCATAGTCGATTCTGCCTGCAGCGTATTCTTGGATCGTGGCAGCAAATTCTTTATTTGCCCCATCTGGCCACATAAACCAAGTCCAAGGAACCGTTTTTTCTTCTGTAGAATATTCGAGAATGGATTGCCCAAGGTCACCAAGTCCCGTTGGCTCGATATTGTCGAATGCAGGGATAAAGGCAAACTCTTCTGTAATGTATCGCTTACCAGTTTCAGAGGAAACCATCCAGTTTAAGAATGTTTTTGCTTCATCTATGTTCTCTGATTTGTTGTTGATTGCCCAGTTGTTTGGTACGCCAACTGGCAGTCGGTCCGCATCGGCGTCATCGTTCACTGGAATTGGGAGGAAGCCCATGTTCATGTCAGGATTGATTTCATAAATCATGTTTTCTACCCAGTTACCTTGTTGAAGCATCGCCGTTTTTCCACTAGCAAACTGTGTCACCTGTGTGTTGTAGTCTGTAGTTAACGGGTTTGCGTTTCCGAAATTGATTTCAGTGTCTAGAACAGATTGGAACTCCTCGAACGTTTTGTTTCCGACGATTTTTTCAGATCCGTCATATAAACCAGCAATGAATGCTTCTGGATCATCCTGTTGTGCAAAGCCAAGGTTAAGTAAATGTTGCCCAATTACCCACCATTCTGCATAACCAGCAGAGAAAGGTGTAATTCCCGCTGCTTTTAATTTTTCCGCAGCAGCCTTAAGTTCGGAGATTGTTTTTGGTGGCTCTTTAATGCCAGCCTCTTCAAAAAGATCCTTGTTATAAATAAATCCATAACCTTCAAGGTTTACTGGCATACCATACAATTTCCCATCATCAGGATCAGTCATTGGTACCTTTCCGATAGGAAGAACGTGCTCTGCCCAAGGCTCATCAGAAAGATCAGTTAAATGTTCCTTCCATAGCTCAAGCTCTTTAAACCCACCGTTATTGAAAATATCAGGCTGTTCGCCAGATGCAAATTTCGCTTTCAACGCAGCGCCGTAGTCCGCACCGCCACCAACTGTTTCTAATTTCACTTTAATATTAGGGTGCTCAGCCTCAAATTCATCAATAAGTGCCTGAAGTTGGTCTGCAATTTCCACTTTAAATTGGAACAAATTTAATGTGACAACATCTCCATCCTTCGATTTGTCGCCTGAAGAATTGTCACTTGAGCAGCCTGCGAAAATTCCTATCACTAAGGACAACGATAAGAAAAGAAGTACGATTCGTTTCATTAGAATAATCCCCCTTGTTTTAGTTGAAAATTATATAGTAATTTTACGAGAACCGCTAGGCAGTCTCGTAAAAGATTACTTAACGGAACCTGCAGCAATTCCCTTAATAATGTGCTTTTGTAGAAATAAGAAGAAAATGATAATGGGAGCAATCCCGAGCACTAAGGCTGCTAGCCCCATATCCCACTGCTTTGTGTATTGTGCAAAGAAGGAGCTTGTTGCAAGTGGAATCGTTCGTAGCTCTGGCGCTTGAAGCACAAGCAATGGAAGCAGGTAATCATTCCAAATCCAAAGCGTGTTCAAAATAACCACTGTAACCGTTATTGGCTTTAACAACGGAAATACAATTCTCCAGAACACTCCAAACTGACTACACCCGTCAATTCTGGCTGCTTCCTCAATCTCAAGCGGCACTGTTTTGACAAAGCCGTGATATAAAAATAAGGAAAGCGGTACCCCAAAACCGAAGTACATAATAATGATCCCTGGAATGCTATTAATGAGATTTAAGGTACCTCCAAGCTTCATTAGAGGAATCATCACTGTCTGAAACGGAATAACCATCGCCGAAACGATTAGGACAAATAATAGTTTACTAAACTTTCCTGGTGTGCGGACCATTTTCCAGGCCGCCATCGAACTAATAACCACAATTCCGATATTACTGATTACCGTGATCACAAGCGAGTTCCAAAACGCTCGAGGAAATTGGATAATCTCCCATACCTTAACGTAGTTGCTGAACAATATTTCTGTTGGGAATGCAGCTGCATCCACCAATATTTCACTAAAGCTTTTTACCGAGTTAATGGCGACAAAATAAAACGGTATCAAAAAGAGAAGGCCGAGTAGAATTCCGAGAACCTCCAGCACAAAGGTTTTCTTCGTATACTTTTGGTCCATTATGCCTCCACCTCCCGCTTTTTGGTCGTCATGACCTGGAATGTTGTAAAGATAGCTACGACAACAAAGAAGATAATGGCTTTTGCTGTCCCTAAGCCATAGCGGTTATTTTGGAAGGCTTCCTGATAAATATTAATCGCTACTGACTGCGTGGAATTGAAAGGCCCTCCACCTGTTAAACTTAAATTCAAATCGAATATCTTGAATGCCATCGCAATCGTTAAGAAAAAACAAATCGTAAAAGCTGGCAAAATTAACGGTATGATGATTTTTGTAATTAGGGTGAAGTTAGAAGCTCCATCTATACGGGCCGCTTCTAGTAAAGAATTGTCCACCCCTTGCAAGGCTGCAATGTAAATGATCATCATATAACCACTTATCTGCCAAGCAAACACAATGACAATTCCCCAAAACGCGGTCGTTTCATCTCCAAGCCAAGGTAGCTGGAAAAACGAAAGGCCGGTTAACTCTCCAACACTTGCAAACCCTCTGACAAAAATAAACTGCCAGATAAAACCGAGCAATAGTCCACCAATTACATTGGGAATAAAGAAAACTGTCCGCAGAATGTTTCTCGTTTTTAGCGCGGCGTTGAGCAATAAGGCAAGGCCAAAACCAATCAAATTACTGATGATTACTGCTGCAAACATGAATTTTGTGGTAAACATAAATGAGTGAAAGAACCCATCATCATTCGTAAAAATCTTCTTGTAGTTTGCCAGTCCCACCCATTCCACTACCGAGCTGACTCCATTCCATGAAGTAAAAGAATAATAGATTCCCATTAGAAACGGAATGATTTGAATCACAAGGAAAAAGAGTAAGGCCGGCCCCACAAACGCCGTATACGTTAAGATATTTTTCCATTTCATCTTTCCAGGTTTTCCTTTTACATCCCGAAGCTTTGTTCTCCCTGAGGTACTTTTCACCGCAGGCTCCAATTTCGTTTCCATTCTCCCACCACCTGTTGTAAACGCTTTCTTCCATTATATGCTGGGCTTGCTTTTTTTCGGGGTAACTGAATTGACCTGTTAGGGGTAGAGAATTGATGAATGAGCAACAGAACAAAAAACTACCCCCTTTGTGATAGCATTCGCTACAAAGAAGGTAGTCTGTTTATTTCATTCTGTTTAAAAATGCCTCTACAGGTTCATCAAGGACCTGACTGTCAGGCAAAATTTTGTTGCCGCTTAAGTGAATCGCTGTATGATTTAAGAGCTTTGTTACCTCGGCTCTTTCTTTATCATCTAATAGAAACGCGAGGCCGTACCCGAAGAAGCATTCCTTCACATCCGTTTTCCAAAAGATCCGTCCATTTAACGATTTATGCTCACCTAGGAGCTTGAATTCAATAGAAAGAATGACATCCTCCCTAACTGGAAACTGAATATGAGATAAGAAGCGTAACCCACCCGGTCCAATATTATCAATAACAATTCCTGTTCGGCCAAGGCTGACCTCTTTATCCTTAATTTTACGAATCGTTATATCTCCTCGAATTGGCTGCGGAAGCTCCATTCTGAAGTATTGCCTTTGGTCTTCTAACGATTTCTTCTCTTCCAAACTTTTTGGTTCCAGACTTCCAATCTCTAATAGCTCTGTGAACTCTGACACAGGCACTGGTCTACTAAAAATAAAGCCTTGGATGATATCACAGTTTTTTTCTTTCATAAACTGCAGCTGGCCGATGGTTTCAACGCCTTCTACGACCAATTCCATTTTCAGCTCTTTCGCAATCACAATGAGGGACTCAAGAATAACGGCATTTTTCCGATTCACTTCTACATCTTTTACGAACGACTTGTCTACCTTCAATACATCAATATCAAGCTCGGTTAATCTGGTCATCGAAGAGTAGCCGGTACCGAAATCATCGAGCGCCACTTTTACACCAAATTCACGTAAATCCTGGACCATTTTCAAGACATCTTCTGATTGTTGAAGAAAGGTAGACTCGGTGATTTCTAGCTCCAATAAACTTGGACTCACCTCATAATGCTCAATGATTCTCTTTACCATATTAGAGTAATTTTTCCGCAAGAACCGTTGTGGAGCCACATTTATAGAAATCGGAACTAATGGTAAAGCCTGCCGTTTCCAAGTGCTAAGCTGCTTAAGTACCTTTTCCATCACATAATCGCCTATTTCATTGATCATCCCGTATTCTTCTGCTAGGGGAATAAATTCCACAGGCGAAATCATCCCCCAAATCGGGTGATTCCAACGGATGAGTGCCTCTGCCCCAACAATTTTGTAGGAACTTGCAAGGACCTTTGCTTGAAAATACACCTCAAACTGTTCCTCTTTTATTGCTTTGTGCATATCCCGTTCTAACGTGTACTCCTGATAGGATTGTACACTAATGCTTGGGGTGTAAATTTCCAAATAGTTCTTTCCCAATTCTTTCGCACGAGAAAGAGCAACATCTGCGTGTTTCAGCAGCATGTCCACACTTTCTCCATCATTTGGATAAAGGCTTACACCGACACATGCCGTGATAAACAGCTCGTGGTTATTAATATGAAATGGTTTTTTTAAAGAGTCCATCACGTCTTTTGCAAGCTCTTTTACCCTCTCAAGTACATTCTGTGCCTGAAAAAGAAGGATAAATTCATCTCCGCCTACTCGAAAGACGAACGAATGGGAATGTTCATGCTC
Proteins encoded:
- a CDS encoding ABC transporter substrate-binding protein, which gives rise to MKRIVLLFLSLSLVIGIFAGCSSDNSSGDKSKDGDVVTLNLFQFKVEIADQLQALIDEFEAEHPNIKVKLETVGGGADYGAALKAKFASGEQPDIFNNGGFKELELWKEHLTDLSDEPWAEHVLPIGKVPMTDPDDGKLYGMPVNLEGYGFIYNKDLFEEAGIKEPPKTISELKAAAEKLKAAGITPFSAGYAEWWVIGQHLLNLGFAQQDDPEAFIAGLYDGSEKIVGNKTFEEFQSVLDTEINFGNANPLTTDYNTQVTQFASGKTAMLQQGNWVENMIYEINPDMNMGFLPIPVNDDADADRLPVGVPNNWAINNKSENIDEAKTFLNWMVSSETGKRYITEEFAFIPAFDNIEPTGLGDLGQSILEYSTEEKTVPWTWFMWPDGANKEFAATIQEYAAGRIDYDTVLERFQTTWDNLK
- a CDS encoding carbohydrate ABC transporter permease, with amino-acid sequence MDQKYTKKTFVLEVLGILLGLLFLIPFYFVAINSVKSFSEILVDAAAFPTEILFSNYVKVWEIIQFPRAFWNSLVITVISNIGIVVISSMAAWKMVRTPGKFSKLLFVLIVSAMVIPFQTVMIPLMKLGGTLNLINSIPGIIIMYFGFGVPLSLFLYHGFVKTVPLEIEEAARIDGCSQFGVFWRIVFPLLKPITVTVVILNTLWIWNDYLLPLLVLQAPELRTIPLATSSFFAQYTKQWDMGLAALVLGIAPIIIFFLFLQKHIIKGIAAGSVK
- a CDS encoding carbohydrate ABC transporter permease gives rise to the protein METKLEPAVKSTSGRTKLRDVKGKPGKMKWKNILTYTAFVGPALLFFLVIQIIPFLMGIYYSFTSWNGVSSVVEWVGLANYKKIFTNDDGFFHSFMFTTKFMFAAVIISNLIGFGLALLLNAALKTRNILRTVFFIPNVIGGLLLGFIWQFIFVRGFASVGELTGLSFFQLPWLGDETTAFWGIVIVFAWQISGYMMIIYIAALQGVDNSLLEAARIDGASNFTLITKIIIPLILPAFTICFFLTIAMAFKIFDLNLSLTGGGPFNSTQSVAINIYQEAFQNNRYGLGTAKAIIFFVVVAIFTTFQVMTTKKREVEA
- a CDS encoding EAL domain-containing protein encodes the protein MKTINGWSGNSKEEEGSNETHLHQEELFHQLKKELSQKEEELKNMSESLERQIMHQANHDYLTGLPNRKLLKESMEKLMESDEKNPDEFAVLSINLDRFKHTNDTLGHGVGDALLQEAATRLQQLEHEHSHSFVFRVGGDEFILLFQAQNVLERVKELAKDVMDSLKKPFHINNHELFITACVGVSLYPNDGESVDMLLKHADVALSRAKELGKNYLEIYTPSISVQSYQEYTLERDMHKAIKEEQFEVYFQAKVLASSYKIVGAEALIRWNHPIWGMISPVEFIPLAEEYGMINEIGDYVMEKVLKQLSTWKRQALPLVPISINVAPQRFLRKNYSNMVKRIIEHYEVSPSLLELEITESTFLQQSEDVLKMVQDLREFGVKVALDDFGTGYSSMTRLTELDIDVLKVDKSFVKDVEVNRKNAVILESLIVIAKELKMELVVEGVETIGQLQFMKEKNCDIIQGFIFSRPVPVSEFTELLEIGSLEPKSLEEKKSLEDQRQYFRMELPQPIRGDITIRKIKDKEVSLGRTGIVIDNIGPGGLRFLSHIQFPVREDVILSIEFKLLGEHKSLNGRIFWKTDVKECFFGYGLAFLLDDKERAEVTKLLNHTAIHLSGNKILPDSQVLDEPVEAFLNRMK